From a region of the Bermanella marisrubri genome:
- the parC gene encoding DNA topoisomerase IV subunit A, giving the protein MNDIVIGEDGVERQSLRDYTENAYLNYSMYVIMDRALPHIGDGLKPVQRRIVYAMSELGLKAGSKYKKSARTVGDVIGKFHPHGDSACYEAMVLMAQSFSYRYPLVDGQGNWGSPDDPKSFAAMRYTESKLTKYAEVLLSELGQGTVDWQPNFDGTMDEPCTLPSRLPNVLLNGTTGIAVGMATDIPQHNLREVANACIHMLDNPKADTEELLQYIPGPDFPTDAEIITPKADLQKMYHSGRGSVKMRAVYTREDGDIVITALPHQASGAKVLEQIADQMQKKKLPMVSDLRDESDHENPTRLVITPKSNRVDVNQLMSHLFATTDLEKSYRVNLNMIGIDGLPQVKSLDMIIKEWLEYRITTVRRRLQHRLDKVLARLHILDGLLVAFLNIDEVIEIIRHEDEPKQELIKRFGLSDKQAEAILELKLRHLAKLEEMKIKGEQDELSKERDQLEKTLGSERRLKTLVKKEITADAETYGDDRRSPIVSRDEAQALSEIDLMGADPVTVVMSEKGWIRAAKGHDVDGTGLQYKSGDKFLIQANAKTNQQAIFLDTGGRAYSVNIHGLPGARGYGEPVTGSINLASGQKISTMVIGQPKDQYLMASEAGYGFITQYEDMVSKNKAGKALLNKPDDKAIHSPVKVSDVEQDWVVAVSNEGRLLTFPVADLPVMAKGKGNKIINLGTSGDEVLIGISLMKEGDMLIVNAGKRHVKMKFSDLEHYQGERGRRGNKLPRGFQNVSSIEVIRKDD; this is encoded by the coding sequence ATGAATGATATTGTGATCGGAGAAGATGGCGTAGAACGCCAGAGCCTGCGTGATTACACCGAGAATGCTTACCTGAATTATTCCATGTACGTCATCATGGATCGGGCGTTACCTCACATCGGTGACGGTTTGAAGCCTGTTCAGCGCCGTATTGTGTATGCCATGAGCGAACTCGGGCTGAAAGCAGGATCCAAGTATAAGAAGTCGGCTCGTACAGTGGGCGACGTTATTGGTAAGTTCCATCCTCATGGCGATAGTGCTTGTTATGAAGCCATGGTTCTAATGGCACAATCATTCTCTTATCGCTACCCATTGGTTGATGGTCAAGGTAACTGGGGTTCTCCGGATGATCCTAAATCCTTCGCTGCCATGCGTTATACCGAATCTAAACTTACCAAATATGCTGAGGTGCTGCTCTCTGAGTTAGGGCAGGGCACTGTCGATTGGCAGCCTAACTTTGACGGTACCATGGATGAGCCTTGCACATTGCCTTCTCGATTACCTAATGTGTTATTGAATGGTACTACTGGTATTGCCGTGGGGATGGCCACCGATATTCCTCAGCACAATCTCCGCGAAGTAGCCAACGCTTGTATTCACATGCTAGATAACCCAAAGGCCGATACGGAAGAGCTACTGCAGTATATACCTGGTCCTGATTTCCCCACCGATGCAGAAATCATTACACCAAAAGCCGATTTACAGAAAATGTATCACAGTGGTCGTGGCAGTGTGAAAATGCGTGCGGTCTATACCCGTGAAGACGGCGATATAGTGATAACGGCGTTGCCACATCAAGCCAGTGGCGCCAAAGTGCTTGAGCAAATTGCCGATCAAATGCAGAAGAAAAAGCTGCCGATGGTGAGTGATTTACGTGATGAGTCTGATCACGAAAATCCGACTCGTTTGGTGATCACACCTAAATCTAACCGTGTAGATGTGAATCAGTTGATGAGTCATTTGTTTGCAACTACGGATCTGGAAAAAAGCTATCGCGTAAATCTTAATATGATTGGTATTGATGGTCTGCCGCAAGTGAAAAGCTTGGATATGATCATCAAAGAGTGGCTGGAATATCGAATTACCACGGTGCGACGTCGTCTACAGCACCGCTTGGATAAAGTGCTTGCACGTTTGCATATTCTTGATGGTTTATTGGTTGCTTTCTTAAATATCGATGAAGTGATCGAAATCATTCGCCATGAAGATGAACCGAAGCAAGAACTGATTAAACGATTTGGTTTAAGTGATAAACAAGCAGAAGCCATTCTTGAATTGAAATTACGTCATCTCGCCAAGCTTGAAGAAATGAAAATCAAAGGTGAGCAAGATGAGTTAAGTAAAGAGCGCGATCAGTTAGAAAAAACTTTGGGTAGCGAACGTCGCTTGAAAACTTTGGTCAAAAAAGAAATCACGGCCGATGCAGAAACTTATGGTGATGATCGTCGTAGTCCAATTGTCAGTCGTGATGAAGCACAGGCGTTGTCTGAAATTGATTTGATGGGTGCCGATCCCGTTACGGTAGTGATGTCTGAAAAAGGTTGGATACGCGCAGCTAAAGGTCACGATGTCGATGGCACAGGCTTGCAATATAAGTCAGGCGACAAGTTCTTAATTCAAGCCAATGCAAAAACCAATCAGCAGGCTATCTTCTTGGATACAGGAGGTCGAGCCTATAGTGTGAATATTCATGGTCTACCAGGTGCTCGAGGTTATGGCGAACCTGTTACGGGTTCTATTAATCTTGCTTCTGGTCAAAAGATATCCACCATGGTAATTGGTCAACCTAAGGACCAATATCTCATGGCCAGTGAGGCGGGTTACGGCTTTATTACGCAATACGAAGACATGGTAAGCAAAAATAAAGCAGGTAAAGCTTTGCTGAATAAGCCAGACGATAAGGCAATTCATAGTCCCGTAAAAGTGTCTGATGTGGAACAGGATTGGGTGGTCGCGGTAAGTAACGAAGGTCGCTTATTGACGTTCCCTGTTGCGGATCTACCTGTAATGGCAAAAGGGAAGGGAAATAAAATCATTAACCTTGGTACTTCTGGAGACGAGGTATTGATTGGCATTTCGTTGATGAAGGAAGGCGATATGTTGATTGTCAATGCCGGTAAACGTCATGTGAAAATGAAATTTTCTGATTTAGAGCATTATCAAGGTGAGCGTGGGCGACGTGGTAATAAGCTACCCCGCGGATTCCAAAATGTCTCTTCAATTGAAGTCATTCGAAAAGACGATTAA
- a CDS encoding amidoligase family protein, whose protein sequence is MSDSQTSKRWLPEHLYTQAQKPRRVGIEIELAGLQPDTILSIIQSLFGGQIEHRHSFCYEITDSRSGKFKLELDAQMLQKIDLNFDPEFQAITDQAMKWIQQAAEWIVPWEIVCPPIEIKKLTDLEKLFTELRNAGAKGTYHATQFAFGLHLNPELPDHSSQTITRYLQSFLCLYDWIYAKERIDVVRKVAPFIKHFPHDYIIRVLACDYKPDMNQLMDDYLLDNPTRNRTLDLLPLFTHINETRIRSTLPHEKINARPTLHYRLPNCDIDNPEWGLHKPWGLWLAVEALAHNAELLQQFRRDYIKEISRLGHFADHKWVDYCDQELSKAKIV, encoded by the coding sequence ATGAGCGACTCTCAGACAAGCAAACGCTGGTTACCTGAGCACCTCTATACTCAGGCACAAAAGCCCAGGCGCGTGGGCATCGAAATCGAACTTGCGGGTCTACAACCCGACACCATTTTGTCTATCATTCAATCATTGTTTGGCGGTCAAATTGAGCATAGACATAGCTTTTGCTATGAGATTACTGATTCCCGTAGCGGTAAGTTCAAGCTTGAGCTCGACGCTCAAATGCTACAAAAGATTGACCTGAATTTTGATCCAGAATTCCAAGCGATCACAGATCAAGCAATGAAATGGATTCAACAAGCAGCAGAGTGGATTGTGCCGTGGGAAATCGTTTGCCCGCCGATAGAAATTAAAAAGCTGACGGATTTAGAAAAGTTATTCACTGAGTTACGCAATGCCGGCGCTAAAGGCACTTACCATGCTACTCAGTTTGCTTTTGGTCTGCATCTAAACCCAGAACTTCCTGACCATTCTTCGCAGACCATCACTCGCTATCTGCAAAGCTTTTTATGCCTTTATGATTGGATATACGCAAAAGAACGCATCGATGTGGTTCGCAAAGTCGCGCCCTTTATAAAGCATTTCCCTCATGATTATATTATTCGCGTTTTAGCGTGTGACTATAAACCGGATATGAATCAGTTAATGGACGACTACCTACTGGATAACCCAACGCGTAATCGTACTTTGGATTTGTTACCTCTATTTACTCATATAAATGAAACTCGAATTCGCAGCACTTTACCCCATGAGAAAATTAATGCGCGACCCACTTTGCATTATCGATTACCAAACTGCGATATCGACAACCCAGAATGGGGGCTACACAAACCATGGGGGCTCTGGTTGGCCGTCGAAGCATTAGCACACAATGCAGAGCTACTTCAGCAATTTAGAAGAGATTATATAAAGGAAATATCGCGACTGGGGCACTTTGCTGATCACAAGTGGGTGGACTATTGTGACCAAGAACTAAGCAAAGCGAAAATAGTATGA
- a CDS encoding gamma-glutamyl-gamma-aminobutyrate hydrolase family protein, with amino-acid sequence MSDHCLVIVTGPRKRFPIGWWATRFSLMLCGVRCQYVTKLEELPNEPIHGVIIGGGDDIDPQHYGEDGDAKGDYDGHRDALEMEVVRQALIARVPIMGICRGAQLINVVLGGNLYGDIRPLRRRTRNRSTIFPNKQAHLLKDTQLTQLAKRSPIMINQLHHQAIKQVADPLKVSARDNDNFIQSVETHEPSFILGVQWHPEYLPYLKQQRKIFSHFCKQVRLSQKEWITES; translated from the coding sequence ATGAGCGATCATTGTTTAGTCATTGTTACTGGACCGAGAAAACGCTTTCCAATAGGTTGGTGGGCAACACGCTTTAGCCTGATGTTATGTGGCGTCCGCTGCCAGTATGTGACAAAGCTAGAGGAACTTCCCAACGAACCCATTCATGGCGTCATCATTGGCGGCGGTGACGATATTGATCCACAACACTATGGTGAAGACGGTGACGCCAAAGGAGATTATGATGGCCATCGAGATGCATTAGAAATGGAAGTTGTACGACAAGCATTAATTGCACGCGTTCCCATCATGGGAATTTGTCGGGGGGCCCAGCTCATCAACGTGGTTTTGGGTGGCAATCTCTATGGAGATATTCGACCTCTTCGCCGTCGTACACGCAACCGCAGCACGATTTTTCCGAATAAACAGGCCCACCTTTTAAAAGACACCCAGTTAACCCAGTTGGCTAAGCGCTCGCCGATCATGATTAATCAATTGCACCATCAGGCAATAAAGCAAGTAGCGGACCCATTGAAAGTCAGTGCCCGTGATAATGACAATTTCATTCAATCAGTGGAAACCCATGAACCCAGTTTTATTTTGGGAGTGCAATGGCATCCTGAATATTTACCTTACTTGAAACAACAAAGAAAAATTTTTTCTCACTTTTGCAAGCAGGTGAGGCTTTCACAGAAGGAATGGATAACTGAGAGCTAA
- the parE gene encoding DNA topoisomerase IV subunit B — MSNYTAQSIEVLSGLDPVRKRPGMYTETTRPNHLAQEVIDNSVDEALAGHCNHITIELFADQSLAVTDNGRGMPTDIHPEHGVSGVELILTKLHAGGKFSNDNYQFSGGLHGVGVSVVNALSKALEVTIHRNGEIMRIAFQDGEKAIDLEKIGETKRKKDTGTTVRFLPDAKYFDSHKFSVPRLKHVLRAKAVLCPGLTIEFINHGNKDDNEKWFYEDGLIDYLTESTKGYETLPQEPFEGSMSGNTEAVDWAVQWLPEGGEQLMESYVNLIPTAQGGTHVNGLRTGLLEALREFCEFRNLLPRGVKLTPDDVWDKVAFVLSAKLADPQFSGQTKERLSSREAAAFVSGVVKDSFSLWLNEHSSLGERIAEMVISNAQRRMRSAKKVVRKKVTQGPALPGKLADCASNDPAYSELFLVEGDSAGGSAKQARSRDNQAIMPLRGKILNSWEVASTEVLASQEIHDISVALGMDPGSDDLSNLRYGKICILADADSDGLHIATLLCALFVKHFPALVRAGHVYVAMPPLYRIDVGKDVYYALDEAERAGVLDRIQAEKKKGKINVQRFKGLGEMNPLQLRETTMDPDTRRLVQLSIEEGDDTNEMMDLLLAKKRSADRKTWLESKGNKADIEI, encoded by the coding sequence ATGAGTAATTACACTGCACAATCTATTGAAGTATTAAGTGGTCTAGACCCAGTACGTAAACGTCCGGGTATGTATACGGAAACCACTCGACCCAACCACCTTGCCCAAGAAGTGATTGATAATTCTGTGGACGAGGCATTGGCAGGTCATTGTAACCATATCACTATCGAGTTATTTGCCGATCAGTCTCTGGCTGTTACCGATAATGGTCGAGGTATGCCCACGGATATTCATCCTGAGCACGGCGTGAGTGGCGTTGAGCTGATTCTAACTAAGCTCCACGCAGGTGGTAAGTTTAGTAACGATAATTATCAATTCAGTGGTGGTTTGCACGGTGTAGGTGTGTCCGTTGTAAATGCGTTGTCAAAAGCATTAGAAGTGACCATTCATCGCAACGGCGAGATTATGCGTATCGCTTTTCAAGACGGTGAGAAGGCCATTGATTTAGAAAAGATTGGCGAAACCAAACGTAAGAAAGACACAGGCACGACTGTCCGGTTCCTGCCTGATGCGAAGTATTTCGATAGTCATAAATTCAGCGTTCCTCGTTTAAAACATGTGCTTAGAGCCAAAGCTGTTTTGTGTCCAGGTTTGACCATTGAGTTTATTAATCATGGAAACAAGGACGACAATGAAAAATGGTTTTACGAAGATGGATTGATTGATTATTTAACCGAATCCACAAAGGGATATGAAACACTTCCGCAAGAACCGTTCGAAGGTTCTATGTCAGGCAATACTGAAGCCGTAGACTGGGCGGTACAATGGCTGCCTGAAGGTGGCGAGCAATTAATGGAAAGCTACGTTAATTTGATTCCAACTGCTCAAGGAGGTACACACGTTAATGGCTTGCGAACTGGTTTATTAGAGGCTCTTCGAGAATTTTGCGAGTTCCGTAACTTACTTCCGCGGGGAGTGAAACTCACACCTGATGATGTTTGGGATAAAGTTGCGTTTGTTTTGAGTGCTAAGTTAGCCGATCCACAATTTTCTGGGCAAACCAAAGAGCGCCTATCAAGTCGAGAAGCGGCTGCATTTGTTAGTGGTGTAGTAAAAGATAGTTTCAGCCTTTGGTTAAATGAACATTCATCTTTAGGTGAGCGCATTGCCGAGATGGTCATTAGCAATGCTCAGCGTCGAATGCGTAGTGCTAAAAAAGTGGTGCGTAAAAAAGTTACTCAAGGGCCTGCTTTGCCGGGTAAATTGGCCGACTGTGCAAGCAATGATCCCGCATATTCCGAATTATTTTTGGTGGAAGGTGATTCCGCTGGTGGTTCGGCAAAGCAAGCTCGTAGTCGAGATAACCAAGCGATTATGCCGCTACGCGGTAAAATTCTGAATAGCTGGGAAGTGGCTAGTACGGAAGTCTTGGCTAGCCAAGAAATTCACGACATATCAGTTGCTCTTGGTATGGATCCTGGAAGTGATGATTTAAGTAATCTGCGTTATGGAAAAATTTGTATTTTGGCGGATGCGGACAGTGATGGATTACATATCGCCACACTATTATGTGCGTTATTTGTTAAACATTTCCCAGCGTTGGTGCGAGCAGGTCATGTCTATGTGGCTATGCCGCCACTTTATCGAATTGATGTGGGTAAGGATGTTTATTACGCGCTTGATGAGGCGGAACGCGCTGGTGTTCTAGACCGCATCCAGGCGGAAAAGAAAAAAGGCAAGATTAACGTTCAGCGCTTTAAAGGTTTGGGTGAAATGAACCCATTGCAATTGCGCGAAACGACTATGGACCCAGACACTCGACGCCTAGTTCAGTTATCGATTGAAGAGGGTGATGATACGAACGAAATGATGGACCTTTTATTGGCCAAGAAACGCTCTGCCGACCGAAAAACTTGGTTGGAGTCCAAAGGCAACAAAGCAGACATTGAAATTTAA
- a CDS encoding YqiA/YcfP family alpha/beta fold hydrolase codes for MIPEQLRCLYLHGFKSGPQSSKAQQTQMFFEDHQNQQNLHIPQLSPAPQAAMDQAQFIYEQLLDEVGPASTLVIGSSLGGYFASYLVERFGGRCVLINPAVKPYELLRDYLGENENLYNGERFVVTEDYMDELKALDTPALAQPQRHFLMVQTHDETLDYRLACDKYRNGPCIIEYGGDHSYSNFQQRLPAVMNFMQMPY; via the coding sequence ATGATTCCTGAGCAGTTGCGTTGCTTATATTTGCATGGCTTTAAAAGTGGACCGCAATCGTCGAAGGCCCAGCAAACACAGATGTTTTTTGAAGATCACCAAAACCAGCAAAATTTGCATATTCCTCAATTGTCACCTGCACCGCAAGCGGCTATGGATCAAGCCCAATTTATTTACGAGCAATTGTTAGATGAAGTAGGGCCAGCATCGACATTGGTTATTGGTAGTAGTTTAGGAGGGTATTTTGCTAGTTATTTGGTGGAGCGCTTTGGAGGGCGTTGCGTGCTGATTAACCCAGCGGTCAAGCCTTATGAGCTACTCAGAGACTATCTAGGAGAGAATGAAAACCTGTACAATGGCGAGCGTTTCGTCGTTACAGAAGACTATATGGATGAGCTAAAGGCCTTGGATACCCCAGCTCTAGCTCAGCCTCAGCGTCATTTCCTCATGGTACAGACCCATGACGAAACACTGGATTATCGTCTAGCATGTGATAAATATCGCAATGGTCCTTGCATAATAGAATATGGAGGTGACCATAGTTACAGTAATTTCCAACAGCGTTTACCAGCTGTAATGAATTTTATGCAAATGCCCTATTAG
- a CDS encoding TolC family outer membrane protein gives MKKPVSFPKTGLIKSLFVTVALSTGSMVTHATDLKNVFEQALMNDPQLAAEIASANANAQSEGLARQAVLPTINLTAETGNTTVEVNGTDRDGDSTSYGIQLSQTLIAPASWYSYGAASATTDQAELELRKAEQSLVVRISEAYFDVLRANASLAAAKAQEAAVKRQLEQTQQRFKVGLIAITEVHEAQAIYDSATVELIAAESQLDIAYESLALLTGERYDRISTLQDQLPLTGPVPQDRTHWEQKALGQNLDVLIAQKAQLAAERNHKSKISEHGPSVNLVGSYQVENSDLSQSAPGEDVTSTYVGVQLEMPLFAGGATWAGQKQAYYQRQAAEKSLEAAERGASLTIRSLYRQLEADVARIKARKQAQTSAQSAMEATQTGYEVGTRNIVEVLQAQLAVFSAQRDYEFARYDYVLDLLKFRQAAGQLSATDIEEVNGWLQK, from the coding sequence ATGAAAAAACCAGTAAGTTTCCCGAAAACAGGCTTGATTAAAAGCCTGTTCGTCACTGTCGCGCTGTCCACCGGATCCATGGTGACACATGCTACAGATTTGAAAAACGTTTTTGAGCAAGCGCTTATGAACGATCCACAGCTCGCAGCGGAAATTGCGTCGGCCAATGCCAATGCGCAAAGTGAAGGCTTGGCTCGTCAAGCTGTGCTTCCGACTATTAACCTCACTGCGGAAACCGGCAATACAACGGTAGAAGTTAACGGTACTGATCGTGATGGGGATAGCACCAGTTATGGCATCCAGCTCAGTCAAACACTGATTGCGCCGGCTTCGTGGTATAGTTACGGTGCTGCCAGCGCAACCACTGATCAAGCTGAGCTAGAATTACGTAAAGCGGAGCAGAGTTTGGTCGTTCGCATATCTGAAGCCTATTTCGATGTGTTGCGTGCCAATGCAAGTTTAGCCGCGGCTAAAGCCCAAGAAGCTGCTGTAAAACGTCAGCTTGAGCAAACTCAGCAGCGTTTTAAGGTTGGCTTGATTGCGATCACAGAGGTTCATGAAGCTCAGGCTATTTACGATAGTGCCACCGTTGAGCTTATTGCTGCGGAGAGTCAATTAGATATCGCTTATGAATCCTTGGCATTGTTAACGGGTGAGCGTTATGACCGCATCAGCACCCTGCAAGATCAATTGCCATTAACAGGTCCAGTACCGCAAGATCGCACCCATTGGGAGCAAAAAGCGCTGGGCCAAAACTTGGATGTATTGATTGCACAAAAGGCCCAATTGGCGGCAGAGCGCAATCACAAATCGAAAATCTCTGAACATGGTCCAAGTGTTAACTTGGTTGGATCGTATCAGGTGGAAAACAGTGATTTGAGTCAAAGTGCGCCCGGTGAGGATGTGACGTCTACCTATGTGGGTGTGCAGCTCGAAATGCCATTGTTTGCAGGCGGCGCGACTTGGGCAGGTCAGAAACAAGCCTACTACCAGCGTCAGGCAGCAGAAAAAAGTCTTGAGGCAGCAGAGCGCGGGGCTAGCCTAACTATTCGCTCCTTGTATCGCCAACTTGAAGCGGATGTGGCACGTATCAAAGCTCGTAAGCAAGCTCAAACTAGTGCGCAGAGCGCTATGGAAGCCACGCAAACAGGCTATGAAGTGGGTACGCGTAATATTGTTGAAGTGTTGCAGGCTCAGCTAGCGGTATTCAGTGCCCAGCGAGATTATGAATTCGCACGATATGACTACGTATTGGATTTATTGAAATTCCGTCAGGCGGCAGGTCAGTTGTCTGCGACAGACATCGAAGAAGTAAACGGCTGGCTACAAAAATAA
- a CDS encoding NUDIX domain-containing protein, which produces MSNLSPDFHHHDWQQIKKETSFDGFFKVSTLTLKHRLFRGGWSQEILRERFDRGPAVGVLMHDPIRDKIVLTQQFRVGAIEEVSPWVFEVVAGMIEKGETPESVAIREAKEESGADIQALTPICQYLVSPGGTDEKMHMFYTQVDADTIEGIHGLDSEAEDIKIHKIPTQEAFACVRDGRINNAATVIALQWLELQMIKGTL; this is translated from the coding sequence ATGAGTAATTTATCGCCCGACTTCCATCACCACGACTGGCAACAGATCAAGAAAGAAACCAGCTTCGATGGCTTTTTTAAAGTCAGTACGCTAACTCTGAAGCACAGACTATTCAGAGGTGGTTGGAGCCAAGAAATTCTACGAGAGCGTTTTGATAGAGGCCCCGCAGTTGGAGTCCTAATGCATGATCCGATCAGAGATAAAATTGTATTGACTCAACAGTTTCGTGTTGGCGCTATCGAGGAAGTCAGTCCTTGGGTATTCGAAGTCGTGGCAGGTATGATCGAAAAAGGCGAAACCCCTGAATCCGTCGCTATACGTGAAGCCAAAGAGGAAAGCGGCGCCGATATTCAAGCACTCACCCCTATATGCCAATATCTAGTCAGTCCCGGCGGTACCGATGAAAAAATGCATATGTTCTACACTCAAGTAGATGCAGACACCATCGAGGGTATTCATGGCCTTGATAGCGAAGCAGAAGACATAAAAATCCACAAGATACCAACCCAAGAAGCGTTTGCCTGCGTAAGGGATGGACGAATCAATAACGCAGCGACCGTCATTGCACTGCAGTGGCTGGAGCTTCAAATGATAAAGGGAACGCTTTAA
- a CDS encoding DUF1249 domain-containing protein, producing MAKVHPKHYVPDLTSMASICEANYLRLLRLLPDMQSGKGRKVKLVGGPKHETQIVFTVTESFKYTLTIEVKQTSALHNFLRSPSMEVRLYDDVHMAEVVRYDNYHKFNGVYHYPNEFMHHPNEKQQINEFLGEWLEHCLQHGEADISLDFVPNNVKM from the coding sequence TTGGCCAAGGTTCACCCAAAACACTATGTCCCAGATCTAACCAGTATGGCCAGCATTTGCGAGGCTAACTACTTACGCCTGCTACGACTATTGCCGGATATGCAGAGTGGCAAGGGACGTAAAGTGAAACTTGTCGGTGGTCCTAAGCACGAAACTCAAATAGTGTTCACCGTAACTGAATCCTTTAAGTACACTCTAACGATCGAAGTAAAGCAAACGTCAGCTCTGCATAACTTCTTACGGTCCCCTTCCATGGAGGTGCGCCTCTATGATGATGTGCATATGGCCGAGGTCGTGCGCTATGACAATTACCACAAATTTAATGGCGTTTATCACTATCCCAATGAGTTCATGCACCACCCAAATGAAAAACAGCAGATCAACGAGTTCTTGGGTGAATGGCTAGAACATTGTTTGCAACATGGAGAAGCTGATATTAGCCTCGATTTCGTGCCAAATAACGTCAAAATGTGA
- the cpdA gene encoding 3',5'-cyclic-AMP phosphodiesterase, whose amino-acid sequence MQKFIQITDSHLFSTKPGKLLGMDTQYSLDAVLEKLRDEHCDYDFYLCTGDLSQDGTVESYQHLKNTLAKDGKPQHWIPGNHDHRPNMVQVASEEVEMKPVFRAGAWQIIMLDSQVPGAVGGNFSESQLQLLRDALDADSGSPTLVTMHHHPIAMECDWLDTQQIRNSQAFRDIIDQYDNVKVVLWGHVHQDSDQLINGVRFISTPSTCVQFTPESEDFDVDTCGPGYRWMELHDDGSIKTGVSRVEHIDFEIDYSVKGY is encoded by the coding sequence ATGCAGAAATTTATTCAAATCACTGATAGCCACCTTTTCAGTACCAAACCAGGCAAACTACTGGGTATGGATACACAGTACAGCCTTGACGCCGTATTGGAAAAACTAAGAGACGAGCACTGTGATTATGATTTCTATTTGTGCACCGGTGACTTAAGCCAAGACGGCACCGTAGAAAGCTACCAACACCTAAAGAACACACTAGCCAAAGATGGCAAACCGCAGCACTGGATTCCAGGCAATCATGATCATCGCCCTAATATGGTCCAAGTGGCCAGTGAAGAAGTAGAGATGAAACCAGTATTTCGCGCTGGTGCTTGGCAAATAATCATGCTCGACAGCCAAGTACCAGGGGCCGTGGGTGGTAATTTTTCTGAATCTCAACTGCAACTTTTGCGCGATGCACTCGACGCGGACTCTGGAAGCCCAACCCTGGTAACAATGCACCATCACCCTATCGCCATGGAGTGTGATTGGCTAGATACTCAGCAAATACGTAATAGCCAAGCATTTCGTGACATCATTGATCAGTATGACAATGTAAAGGTGGTGCTTTGGGGGCATGTTCACCAGGACAGCGACCAGCTCATTAATGGTGTTCGCTTTATTTCAACTCCTTCAACCTGTGTGCAATTTACCCCAGAATCTGAAGATTTCGATGTAGATACTTGTGGCCCCGGCTACCGCTGGATGGAGCTTCATGACGACGGCTCCATTAAGACGGGGGTCAGTCGTGTTGAACACATTGATTTTGAAATCGATTACAGTGTTAAGGGCTACTAA